Below is a window of Chanodichthys erythropterus isolate Z2021 chromosome 19, ASM2448905v1, whole genome shotgun sequence DNA.
ACTTCCCCTGGACCGATTAAACAACGCTCGTCTTGCTGAAAATAATCACTTTAATTGTATATAAGAGaacatatttgacattttaatgagGATATTGAACCCATTGCTAAAACGGTTTAGATTTATAACCATTTTCGACCATGTATTCAACTGTATTCAAGTAATCACGAACTTATTCTTTCATACATAAAATGTTTCAGATTATTAAACAAGCCACGACTCGAGCTCTCTTTGATTCTTAGAATCATACAGGAAGGAGGCGTCATAATGTCGAGGGCGGGTCCCTTAAAAGGTTTTATCCAATCAGAATGGAATCTGCTTAGCGGAAATCAACGTCATCCGAAGGCGGGTTTATGTGTATGGCATGAGCTACACATTTTATTTCCTTGATTTGTTTTCTTACAGTTTCCTATTGCAAATGCCCAACATTTAGATTTGatatatttagatttatttgcCTGCAAGAGGAAAGCGACTTATAAAGGTAAGATGGCAGATTCCTTCACATGCTATCATGACAGTTAATGGCAGAATCTGAGATCACATTAATGAGGGTGTTGTCCCTGTGCAGTTTCACAAATATACGAAACTGATCaggtttattatttttatatttaatatactgttcataaaaacaactttttgcAGTATTAAGACTTAAAAGTGTGCTTTCCTTTCTACAAAGCCTCAATATTCTGGCATGTTATGATTATAGTGATGATACACACATAACTGGAAATCTTCAAAAATACCTTTTAGATGGACTAAACTAGACATTATTGtgttcacaaaacatttgaaatatattttaacgtttttcttcttcttcctctaaCAGATGGGGTATATGGTCGTGGAAAAACATACATCTGATCTTCTCCATTTGAAGAGGTCTCCTGGGATTAGATCATGGTCCCTCCTTGTTGGTATGAGATCAGGGGAACTTAGCATCTAGACGCGTGTAGTCTAACGTGAGAAATATCTTTAAATGTCTTCCTTCTTCCTCTTTTTACAGGAATTGCTTCAGTTGGAGTAGCAGCAGCCTATTACAGCTCTGGTGAGATGGTTCCTAAATGTGTATAATAACCCTGGAAGTGAATAAAACAGTACAAGGAAGTGATCAGTGTTCCTCATTTTGCTCTTTCCCTTTGTTGTAGACAGCATATTATGGAAGATGTTCTATGTGACCGGTTGTTTTTTTGTAGCCCTACAGAATATGGAGGAATGGGAGGTGGGGAgatgttttacacacatttcatCCATCTTTTAGTCAATGTATTCAGCTGTCCTGACTAACAACCTGTTTCGCTTTGTCTTTAGGAGGCCGTGTTTGATAAATCTAAGAGTGAGATAGAACTAAAGACGTTTAGTCTTTACACCATGATACTGACTCTGTGGAGAAGAGGGCATGAGAGAGGTGAGCTTGGTGttatctgtctttttttttttttttgcactaaaTGGCTGGTCAAATAACCAGAAGAAAATGCTCTTTTGTCCAACTCAGTGGTGTTAGATCTGCGGCACCTGCGAGACGTGAGTGTTCAGGAGGAGAGAGTGAGGTATCTTGGGAAGGGTTACCTGTTAGTGCTGCGTCTAGCGACGGGCTTCTCTCACCCGCTTACACAGAGTGCCACACTGGGGTCACGCAGGTACTTAAAAGATGTCCTTTTAGAGTCCTGTGGTTATGTTAAACAAAAAGTACATCAGTATATTCATTAATAATGAAATGCATGTATTTTATATTAGAAatatgtgggtgtgtgtgtatatttatttatttatttatttatttatatacagtacagtccaaaagtttggaaccactaagatttttaatgtttttaaaataagtttcgtctgctcaccaaggctacatttatttaattaaaaatacagtaaaaaacagtaatattgtgaaacattattacaatttaaaataactgttttctatttgaatatatttcacaaagtaatttattcctgtgatgcaaagctgaattttcagcatcattactccagtcttcagtgtcacatgatccttcagaaatcattctaatatgctgatctgtttctcaagaaacatttaatgtaaatatgtgtacaatattttttttcaggattatttgatgaatagaaagttcaaaagaacagtgtttatctgaaatctaatcttttgtaacattataaatgtctttactgacacttttgattgatttaatgtgtgtgtctgtatgtgtatatatatatatatatatatatatatatatatatatatatatatatatatatatatatatatatatatatatatatatatatatgtatacaaatacattaaatcaatcaaaaggaGTAATGATTCTTGCAACTCagatttgcatcacagaaataatttatattattttacattattttttacattattactattttttttatgttttagttgttatttgatcaaatacagaaaaaaaacagtaataatgtaaaaaaaaaaaaaaaaagtaaaataatataaattatttctgtgatgcaaatctGAGTTTCAAgaatcattactccaatcttcagtgtcacatgatccttcagaaatcattctaacatggatcatgtgtcactgaagactggagtaatgattctTGAAACTCAGATTTGCatcactaaaatataatttatttctaagtatattaaaataataataaaaacatttaaataaatgcaggcttgatgagcataagagacttatttcgaaaacattaaaaacattaaaaacagtaatgtgtCTAAAAGTTGACTGGTACTGTATAtaacgtgtgtgtgtatatgtatgtatggagATATGATATTATTGCCTTACAATTAAGctcaa
It encodes the following:
- the cybc1 gene encoding cytochrome b-245 chaperone 1 homolog isoform X2; translated protein: MVPPCWNCFSWSSSSLLQLCILWKMFYVTGCFFVALQNMEEWEEAVFDKSKSEIELKTFSLYTMILTLWRRGHERVVLDLRHLRDVSVQEERVRYLGKGYLLVLRLATGFSHPLTQSATLGSRSDVEALAALLKRFLGLEELQQRLAEDDFPDDDDNEDLGLGDSSDSKEEDEL
- the cybc1 gene encoding cytochrome b-245 chaperone 1 homolog isoform X1 produces the protein MGYMVVEKHTSDLLHLKRSPGIRSWSLLVGIASVGVAAAYYSSDSILWKMFYVTGCFFVALQNMEEWEEAVFDKSKSEIELKTFSLYTMILTLWRRGHERVVLDLRHLRDVSVQEERVRYLGKGYLLVLRLATGFSHPLTQSATLGSRSDVEALAALLKRFLGLEELQQRLAEDDFPDDDDNEDLGLGDSSDSKEEDEL